AGTATGTGCTCCTAccatgtctttgtgtttgtgtgaacacaTGAGCATGTTTGAGTGTAGCTGTAAAGTCACAGCATGGTTTCACCTCACGTGAGCAAGTGAATTATGGGGGAGGGGATTTCAGTGAATAAGCACCTCATTGTGTCATTCCCTACGAGCACGGCACATGCAGCAGACCTGGACAGACACCCTTAAACCATTATCTAGTTAAAACCAATAACAGAATGTGAGCCCACAACTAAAACCTACATATCAAGAGATAAGACGGGGCAGTAAGTTAATTATGTGCAATCCTATtgatgcacgcacacacatgctcagttAAACCAGTAGGTTATTGGATACTCTAAGAAGTGAAAACAAGTGAATACAACCGTATATTCTGAACTTGTGTTGCAGACATTTGTGCAATTGGACATAGTAAATTAGCTACAATGTACAGCAGGGAAACTTTTTTGTTCATGAACAGTCTTAAcatgatttttattatatttgtttcctgttttagcATCTGAAGTTCCAAGTGCCAAAAGTGACTTATTATGTGGGCTGAAATACATGCCTGCATATTCAGGAGGAtggagtgtgtatgtgggaaTCTGCCaggctgttttgtttgtgcgtgtgtgtgcatatatttatttctttgtgctgATAAATTTTGTTTCAATATGTTTAACATCCTCCCGCCCAGAGACTGCAATGAAAATTAGCCTTTTGGCTGAATCTGACATATTTACATCATCTACTATTAATTAATCTATGTTTTccctgagaaacaaacaaattaaatagtATTACAATTAGTGGGAAGAACAACACATGTTCTCCATGCTCCCCAAAACTGAGTGAGGTCTCCTCCATGTGCCCTCCACACATCCTCTTCCCATCCTTTACCACCTGCACCCCCATTTCCATCcaggagaagggagggagagaggggaggaatGGAGGGCAGGGGCTTCACTGCTAAAAACTGCATGGATACAAGGGGGGGCCGAGAGCGAGGGAGGCAGAGGGGAAGAGGGAGGGCGGTCTCTGTTGTTGTAAAGTAGCGCAGTCAGTGTGTCAGAGACAGGTCCATCGCAAAATCAGCCAGTCAGTGTGTCAGGGTGTTGGGCGTGGAGTGACACACgcatgtgcatctgtgtttacGACTGTGAGTGGGTTAGAGAATGTGCGTGTGGCGTGGCTGACTTCATCCCGTCTGAGCAGAGAGAAACCAAACCACACCCTCCCAAAATGTACCACTCTTGTGCCCATGTGCACACAGTATCCATGGATATGACGCTTGAGTGGAGAGAAAATGGTGAATGTTTGGGAAATTATTGTCCATTTTGTATAGTTGTAGAGGATTCTTGGTTAGATACCTTGGACATTCGttatttgccttttattttgtagaaaaaaaattacaagaACACAGCAGATTAATCAAAATCAAAGCTATTTGTAGTTTCACCCTAGTGATGTCTGCAGattgatttttatatttagctAATAATCcagaaactaaataaatcttCAGTGTACGGTGTTATGGAGAAATCTGGGTCTCATTTAGAAAGCTGGAACCAGAAAATGTTGCATATTGGATGGATAAATGgtttaaacaaaacagctgtGTAAATTTTCTGTTGCTCAACAAATCAATTCATTAAAAATCACAGCAATCAGTGAAATTAACctttgactttgattttttttatatttttgcagaGGAACTGAAGTCACCATGCCAGGATGCAGAGATCATACTGACCTAGCCTCACATGTGGCATGTAGTAATCTACAAGTATTTACTCATGGTGAGCTCATGAAATAAAGAACCAACCCACGTGAACACATATATTATCTACAGTAATGTTTGGGCTCCGTAGTAGTAGCAGCTGGTTGGAAGATCAACCCGCCCCCTTCTGACAGTCAGATTACTGAGGATGTAGACTCCCCTGgatcctccccctccttctcgctaccctctccttcctcccttcaTCACCCCACACCCTCACTGTCCCACCCTAGGCACGTTTCCAAATGTAGTCTCTAAATCTGCACCCCATTGAGTCACATCTGTTTAGTGAGAGCTGATTTCTAAAATACTAGTCTTACTCACATCATCTaacagcaagaagaaaaaaacgtGAGCAAAGCAAGTGCAGCATACAGGCAGACGGGTTAGCTTtcaaaaatgtgtcatttattaaaaatgttttcaatcttTTCATCATTACTGACAAAGTAGCCAGAAGAGTAATATGCAAAGTTggggtgagagaaagagagcttAGTTAGGAAGGGAAAGATACTAAAGAGATTGAGGGAGATGTAGTAGAGAGGGCAAGAGCAGACGAATGCAGCAGAGTGGGGGAGGGgagtcgggggggggggggggggggggggactacAGTCAGCCTTTACAATGTAAGAAGAaggcatttaaaataaaaaagacattaatCGTGACCAATCAGCAGTGGCCTCTGCAGTAGAAAACATACATGAAAAAAGGGCACAAACCATGAAAAAGTAAATGCAGTTGGCTTTTATGTCTTTGCACAACTGTATAAAAACAGGAGTGTGACTGGAAGACACCCCCAGCCTCTGATCGAGAGCCAGCGTCTGGCACATTGTATTGTCACATTTCAAGACGGGATCAGGCAGGACAGTCTGACTCTGGGTCTGGGACTGAGGGTTTATACACTCCTTACACAGGCAGTAACATGGAGGCTGCCAGTGGCTCTGTGTTCACATGtggtgcttttgttttttgttggagGACTCCGTTACTTGAATATCCCTCCTCTCTGGTTATGTAAATAGAGTATCAACCACTGATaccaatttaaaaatatttgactCTAAATATTTACAATAGTTTTGCAATATAGGTAAATCCAATCACATTACTACTCATCCTACGTTTATAAGAATATTGTGAGCAGATTTTCAAATGAAGAGAGAGCCTTCTATCAGACCTCTGAATTAGATCTGGAAGTAGAATAACAATAGCAGCAGTACAAGGTGGTGCAAATAAAGGTTTCCTCCCTTGCATTtagattttgtgtgtttttttttttcttttcaagtttTCAAGGGCACTAGCTATAAGTGCAGTTCAGTCTGTTCGTCTGTTAATCACAATTGAAAGGATGGCTACTCATCGATACTACCTGACAAATAGTAACCGCTGCTGTTGATGTTTGTACAAATTGGAGATGTAGGCAGCTTGGATTGACTGTAAATGTCAGTATACTAGAGCTGGACACCAGTTTTTACACAGTAGATTTTGATGCTGTTTGTAATAAACAAGATGGAAATGATGACATGTAGGCTTTCATGATTGAATGTGTACTGGTTGGGTGAACTACAAGCAAACAATCAAAAACGCCGTACGAATGCACTGAAAGCACCAAATGCTTTTTTCATCCTATTACATCCTATTTGGTAAAAAAAGGCACGTTAGTCCAATAGTCCAATCATAACATTTCAATccattctgtttttgtcttcatgatagtaataaaaaccacaaactgtCAACAGCATCTTCCCAATTGCCTCGAAAAAAATTGTATGCCAAACTATGCAAGAGCACAGCAGGCAAAAATCAGCTacccaataaataaatacaaagaataaataaatgcagtgtaAGATCATAACATGAATAAATTAACTGTGGGAGGTTTGAGCCATATGTCTTTCAGTTATCCTTATTTTTCCTCATTCTGGTCTTTTTATAGTGTTTCTTGGATTTTTATCACACTGACAGCCAGTTTGCAGTCCGGGCAGAGGACCGAGCAGAAACATCTGATCCCCAGCACAAGAGAAGTTATATGACCTCTGATCGCAGTGATGTTACTCCTCTCGATGCCTTGCCAAGGGCCCAAACAGATCTTGGATTACATTCTTGAGTTTGATGACATCATTTTTTCCACAGTCTTCAATGACTCTAACACAACACATGCAGTATAATACTGCGGTCTGTACACTGTATTTCTCGTATCACTAGCtacaaaatgttcaaatgacTTCAATATCACTTTTCTTCCATGAGCCTGAAGTCTCAGGTCTATCTACAAGTGAATGTAAAGTCACATGTGTCAAGACTAGAATCATTTTCAACTCACTTACTCACTGTGGAGTGAATCTAACTAGAGTTACCTCGTAATGTTAAACCTTGaaagcttttattctgaagatTGACATTTGCTTTTCTATTTTCCGAAGTGCAAACTCTTGATTGGCTGCTTGTCGAAACAGACAGCTCTACGTACAGTATACTGATTACTTTCATGCTGAGGAGAACTATCATTTCTTCCTTGGAATAATTCAGCATATCTCCTACATCACTCAACAACCTGTAAATCGTCTTTAAGGTTTAGGTGTTGTTTCTTATCCTCCTCAACCACAACCACCATTGTGcacttttatattattttgtaattgtgATTATGAACTCTGCCAGATTTCATTCATCCAAATTCACTACATCCTGTTGTTTGAAATAGCTGTTATACGTGCGATCATGATGAGGGGTTGTGTGTCGTCTCTTGTTTGTCTTCGACATCTAAGCACCAACAattctttccttcctttcctcctcttaATGCTCTATAATCACAGGCCTTCAGCCTCTtccctttttcctctccctGCAGCTTTCAGCTCGGCGATGTAACAAAGAGAGGCTGCCGGCTCTTTGCTTGACAATGCATCAGGTCTCTAAGGGGGTGGGGCACGCCCTCGGCAAAGGCTTAAGTGTGACATGAGGAGATTGGCTTTGACCCTGGTGGGCATTGATGGTCTCACTGTCACTCTCTTGTCCAGCAGCACGCTGGCTTTGGCACCGAATTGGCTTCTTCAGATTTTTGGGGTGCTTGTGGGGCGTGGTAGAAGAGACGGAGCTGTCTTGTGTAGCTGGGCTTCCCCTCCTGCCGGGAGGGAGGACGGCAGTGACAGACTGGTTTTTATTGTTACCTGCCACGGTTGTGCTCTCATGTGAGGTGCAGGCCTTTCGTGGGGACAGGATGGGGGCAATGTGCACCCACGTCAGGCTTGGCTCGGAGCTTTGACCTGCTTTGTACTTAGATAGCTTGCCTAGTTCTTCGCTGCCACTGACCTGTCCCTTTGTGTACTCGCTCGGCTGGCTGTTAGCAGCCACATCTGGTGAATTTTGGTTTGCTTCAGATGCCAATAATGTGGGAGGGAGATCTGGCTTCACTTTCTTCTGTTCTGAAGTGATACGAGGACACTTCAGAAGCGCAGGGGAAGGCGTGGGGGAGTCCGAACCTGTCCAGCTAAGTCTGCGTTTCTGGAAAAGTAACAGAAGAGTAATTTGCAAGTGAATATAAACGCCTTCTatggctgtatgtgtgtgaacaaGAAGTCTTTTGCATGCACACAGGAATTCATGTGTTCTCACCTTGACTGGAATATGTAACTGatccctgtgtttgtgtggcgGGGTGGAACTGGAAGTGTCTTGGAGGGAGCAGGCAGCGGATGTAGTAACGCTGGAGGTTGTAGAGACAGACTGAGTGATGATCTGAGGAAACCAAAGCTTCAACATCATCTCTACCTGAAGTAGAGTGTTCAGGTACTTCTCCCTAAAGGACATGAAGTGAAAAGAGAGATGCAGATGTCAAGTAAGAAACAAACAGTGATTGTATTATTGTATAAGAAAACACCTGGATGTTTATGGTCCTATATGCAGTAATAGATAATATGTCTTCTGAAGTCTGATGTTTCTCTGCATGGCTGTAACTCTAACTACCCAGAGGACTGTACAATAAATCATGGAACCCGAGAAGAGGCTCAAAATTGAAGATTACACCACTGGCCCTGCCTTATTATAACTACAATAATAACACTTAACACTCTCAAATCCAGGTAGATATGGTGTGTGGTGATGCAATCAGAGTGAGTAGCGGGTTGTCAGAAACAATGAGGATGGTTAGTGGGACAATGTTGACATCTTACCCACTGTTGGGTCTCTGTAAAACCCCCACGATCCTCTGGATTCGATCCATGGCAACGCTCTGCTGGAAACTGCTTAAACCTGCCaattaaaagcaaaatactCTGATTATAATTTACACTCACAGTCACAGAAAAAGCATGTAGACGTTCACAGTCTctctcacagacagacacaccaCTTCTAGTCATGATATCAGTAAAATCTTGTGAGCTGATGAGTCAGCCACGCGACTGTCACTTCACGCACGCTGCACTTTGGAACACATCAATGGGCTGCGTCAATACAGACTGCTGCATAAAGGGAAACACTCTATTGCAATGGATTCAGGCCAATCAGATCATATAAACCTGTGTTCAGCATCTGCACATTTAGCTGCCGGCCTGCACACATGCTTGTCTGGAGGCAGTGATGCTTACCGCGGTCAAATCTGCCCGTCTTCAGTCCattcagcagctccagcagggGCCTGACAAAACCTTGTAGCTCAGCAcactgacagaggaagaggcGGAGAAGATAGATCACTACTTAGTTTGGCAAAGGTCTTGCTGGATGATTTAGTCTGCTGGGCTTTCCCCTGCATATGAATTGCTTTGTCATCCATCTTCTcatcactcttttttttctgggGCCTTTACTGACCACTACCCCTTACCTTTTGAGCAAATAGTAGATCTCCCTGTGATTTTTGAGTCTGGCTTATAGGATTCGTCTCATCCAAGCTGATGTGAGCTGCCTGGGTGCCGCTCTCCGACCTGTACGTCTGCTCCTGTGTGTCTTTATCTGCGAAGCCATCGCAGGTCCACCGGGACCTGGGACTTTCCGATCCCCTGTCTTCAGTGGCCTTAGCCCCACCCGTCCCACCAATGATGACAGAGGAAGAGCTATCTGTCAGGAAGACGTCGGTGTCGTCATCCGCCTGCTCCGAGTCGCTGAAAAAGGGGCTGTCGCTGGGGCTCAGGGAGTCAAATGAGGGCTGAGAGGAAGTGCTGCCCTGGGACTGCATTGCTGTTGGGGCAGCAGCAGAGGTTAGGGTTATTATGACAGTCAGTTTGGcttagaaagaaacaaaaatgatttgaaCTGTGACAAAAAGAGCTATTGTGTAAGGTGAATATAAGTAAAAGGCACTGAAACAAAATCATTGCAAAAGAACTGCCTTCCATTTGGCAGAAGTCTGACTTTCTCCCAAAAATAATAACCCCAATTACTCAAAATGGTGGGTTTACCAGTGCCCTAGTTTAACATGGTGGAGAGTGGGACTGGGGCTAGGCAGTAGGCACACAATGGTGCATGTCTGGCTCCCATTGAGGAGATTGGAGACTGGAGAGGAGAGTAAAATGTGAGGGGGGATGGGAGATTGTGGAGTAGTGAAATCAGAATAggcagtttctctctctccacactgCCTCTGGTGCTCCATCTAgcccctcctctctgtcttggGCTTGCTCTCCACCCCCCCTTCACACACGTACGCACGCCAACcactctctttcctctgtggCTACGTTTCTGTAtgcctctcatctctctctacTCTCCCTTCAGCTCATCCTGTTCGTTATGCACACAAGCCTGGTGCTCCTCTTCCCTTCCTCTTCCACAAACtagccctcctcctcctccttatcctcctctcctgctcacATTTTACATTCTGTATTTCTGGTCATGTGCCTTTCTCTTATcggtctttctctctctctctgtgtaatCTGTGAGTGCCTGATGGTCACTGATCCCACCAGCACAGAGGGGAGAAGTTAGAGGGGGGCACAGGAATACACTTAACTAGtacacacaccaacactgcTCTTATCAGTATGACAAAAAAAGTCTGAACTTGCTCACAGACAAAGGAGAGTGGTAGAGATTTTTTGCAGTGTGCCCACACAGATGCAAAGAGAACAAGAACCACTCAGTGACTGCACACAATGTCTCTATTTCAGGAATATAAAAAGATTTCACCAAGCCTCTTCAGCTTTTACACGTTTTAccattcacattttatttatggcTGACCCCCACCCGCCTCCCCTTTTTGGTTTAGATGTTTTCtcttaaaatcaaatgtttgtttacatgaatCTGCATGACtcaactgaaataaatattaactGAAGAACAGgatgaattaattaattgattgttCTTCATCCCCAGTTTCACAGGATCCGTGAGCCCATGATGACTGGGATGGAGATGGGGATGGGGTGGAGTGGGACGGTGCATGTGTCGGTACAGTCTGCACAGGTATGTATGATTCAGGTGTCATCACAATGCCAACAACAGGAACTAATACACCAGCTTAAGTTAATATAAAACTGTTTAGTACATTAGTAACCAAGCATTTAAAGTGGGAGATGTCACACGACTGCATAGTAGATATCAAATATAGATGATCTGGCTTTATAAAACACACGGCAGTCCCAAACTATTACATGGTAGTATTTAATAAATAAGGGTTGGTCACTCCATTACATTGCAGCACATATAGGACATAGCGGGACAGGAAATTCCTTTAGGCTGAGCTGCAAACTTGGGGAATCGTTCAAAGAAACACTTGCCTGAAGTAACGTGAGATCAGATCAGCAGCTACGACGATCAGTCACTGACGGGTGTATGTCCTCCTCGATCCGACAGGTCCGTCAGAGCAGCATCGGGGCGCCCAGCCTCGGCTCTCCGTCCCGCACAGCCCGCCGCTCGGCCGCTCCGCGTCCGACTCTCCGACGGCTCCTTCCTCTCCGCCGTTTACGAGCGTCAACATGTGCGCGGATCCACGTGCCCACGTTTTGCGCGCATTCTATTGGCTGTCGGCCCGGCGACGGCGCACACCATTGGCCGAGCCATCCAGCCAATGATTGCTGCGCTCGCCGCTGATTGGACGCCGCTGCGGGCACTCAAAGGTCCTGCCCACTCATGTATAGTCCGGGTGTGGGGAGTCGGGCCGGGCCGCGCTACTACAGAGCGTGTGTAAACACACCACACGCACCACGCCGTCGGCCCCAGGGATGCACAATATGTACTATGCATCTGATATAGCCTACGCAATATTTATCCCTCAGCCTCCTCACACCcaaaacattgaaaaaaaacATGCGCACAACAGTGCTAGAAATAAGAAGAAACAGCATGTACAGCTATTGGATTGAATTGAACGGTCCATGCTCAGCAGAACTAATGAACATGAGAAACATCGATGACTTTTCCTCCTCACTGCTGAGGATGAGGGATCTGTAACCACAGGAGAAAAGGCTGGTATTTCCGGATTGTCTGCACTGTTGAGGTGTACTCTCTCCTATTGCTCATACTTGACATAACAGACTTTACAATGACCCGGGTCAAACCCTTTAACGTGTTATTTCTGATagtattcaattcagttttatttgtatagcgccaatttacaacagaagtcatctcaaggcactttacagtgtaagatttaagaccttacagggtataattatacaaaaaatgatatagaaaacccaacaatcccatttgagcaagctttagacaagagtggagaggaaataggagaaaggagagaagagaggagctcagtgtatcaagggaggtcccccagcagactaacctatatcagcattactaagagatagttcagagtcatctgatccatctctaactgtaagctttataaaaaaggaaagcgTAAAggtagtcttaaatgtagagagggtgtttGTATTGCATATCATAGGTATATTTGTCGTGGCTGGAGTCTTTTATTCCAACATAATTCTTTGATCCAACCTGAGATATGTACTACTCCTCTATGTTTCCTATTGTTATAGTTTCTAGCAGTttcatgtgaatgtgaatttcCTATATTTCCTGCCATTGTCCTGTAAGCTATAACTGGCTTTGCGACTCACATATTTAGTGTCACAAACATCTTTTACCATAATAAAGTTTTGTTGCTCTTCACGTTTCACAgctaacaaaaataattattgaaaaaacaagaaaaacactaataaaaagtaacattttaataagaTTCAATATCACATCCTGGCTGTTTTTTAAACTTAAGATCACTAATAGGGTTTAAAGGTCATTAAAAGGGATTTGACCTAAATGCAGAAAGTCAGTCAGCAGGTCAGGTCTATGATTTACGACCATGTAGCAGCAGCCTACCCCCTTGTGAACTCAATAACCTCTGTTCACGTGAAACATGCAGTGCAGGATAACAGCATGTATAGACGacacagacatatacacatCATCTGTCCCATACTCATCATAGAAATAGGTATTTCCTTTGATCATACTTTAATAGCTGGTCAGTTATTATAGTGGCATCATTAAATGGTGTGTTTATATGTAAAATGCCAGTAATGGGGGATAGCTCTATGCAGGACATGTCTTGGCTTGGGATTTTCTGCCCTTCCCCCACAGCACATAGGCTACAACATATGATGCCCTCTCCTCAATAAACACATAGAAGGCTGAGCGTCCTTTTAACTGTGTAGTCACTTAATAATCTCAGGTGATCAACCCATTCTCCTCTTATTGTCAATATGCCATAATGGTTAACCTTTGGTAATAGTAAACTGGTTGATAGGATCTTGTTTGTGGATACTATGAAACAGGGACAGGTTTGACAGAAAAAAGCTGTCCACCCCCACCACATTCCTCTGCAACACATGAACCCAGTGAACCTCCTCTGAGTTCATGCTGAAGACCACCCCCACCGTTTCAATAGTTACATCTCCCTTACCCCAAAGTGCCAGACTCActtggtttctgtgttttgacattCTTAAGGAGTACTCTAGTAGTGACCATTTAAAGCCTAAATGTGCTTTATTACAGTGAAATAGGTCAAAGTGAGTGTGTCCACTTGGTTCCTAATACTGAAACAAACCTTTAGGTTACTTTAGGTAAAAATGT
This genomic stretch from Anabas testudineus chromosome 16, fAnaTes1.2, whole genome shotgun sequence harbors:
- the LOC113168893 gene encoding circadian-associated transcriptional repressor, translating into MQSQGSTSSQPSFDSLSPSDSPFFSDSEQADDDTDVFLTDSSSSVIIGGTGGAKATEDRGSESPRSRWTCDGFADKDTQEQTYRSESGTQAAHISLDETNPISQTQKSQGDLLFAQKCAELQGFVRPLLELLNGLKTGRFDRGLSSFQQSVAMDRIQRIVGVLQRPNSGEKYLNTLLQVEMMLKLWFPQIITQSVSTTSSVTTSAACSLQDTSSSTPPHKHRDQLHIPVKKRRLSWTGSDSPTPSPALLKCPRITSEQKKVKPDLPPTLLASEANQNSPDVAANSQPSEYTKGQVSGSEELGKLSKYKAGQSSEPSLTWVHIAPILSPRKACTSHESTTVAGNNKNQSVTAVLPPGRRGSPATQDSSVSSTTPHKHPKNLKKPIRCQSQRAAGQESDSETINAHQGQSQSPHVTLKPLPRACPTPLET